The region TACTACATAGTCATTTACTACCCGACCATTGACTATATGTTCTGCTATGACTTTCCGTGCTTTGGCACTATCCATATTGCCATAGGTGACTTCCGGCTTCCCTGACTCGATCACATCTACTACTGGCTCCAGTGAAGAAAGTCCTTTTTCACCAGTTTGGGTAACCAGTACATCTTTGATGCCCCGCTGGGCTATTTCGTCGATGATGGCTTTCATAACTTCTCTAGCACCCATTGCTATACCTGATGTTCCCATGCCTACCACTATCTTATAGCGGTAATCACTGCCTCGCAGCTTCATATCTTGCTGCGCCTTTTCCCGGATTTTCCTCAATTCAGCTAATGTCTTCATTAACCCTCCAGATATTTTTTTATTTGATTATTTTACTTGATTTCCTGATATATTTCAACTGTTTGACAGTTAAATAAGTGTCTTAAATTTGCAATCTCAAAACTAAAATCAATTTCTCCCAACTATTCTCCTTAGTTATGGGTAATTTCGCCCATTAATTGACCTATAACGGGAAACCAATTTCCCCCGTCAAGGAAAAAAATCTCACCCCCGTTGATTTACCACTAATATCTCTTAATCGTTCATTTTCTAATGAGTTAGACCTTATATACCATGAAATATTTTTAACTGTATAGACTAAATTTTCACCTCGTTGTAATCCATAATACCTTCCCCGTCAGGTAATACCTACACCACCACCACGAGCTTCCTCTGCACCTGATATTCCTCCCCAATCTTTACCCTCTCCCCGCTTTCACTCTTGAAATCCCAGGTAATTTGAAAAATTCTACATTTTACATTTTCAATTAGCCAATGCATTGCCCCATAATATTAAATATCTCATTCCAGAAAGCACACAAACCTGTTCAGATCAACC is a window of Candidatus Stygibacter australis DNA encoding:
- a CDS encoding (2Fe-2S) ferredoxin domain-containing protein, with translation MKTLAELRKIREKAQQDMKLRGSDYRYKIVVGMGTSGIAMGAREVMKAIIDEIAQRGIKDVLVTQTGEKGLSSLEPVVDVIESGKPEVTYGNMDSAKARKVIAEHIVNGRVVNDYVVSTK